The window TCTGAGTGATAAGGAGTATAGGCAGTTCATTAAGAATCAAAATTTTTCAGAGGCCGACAAAGCACTTAATCAGGCATGGAAGAACGCAAAAGATTCACTCTCTGAACAGGATTTTGACGCGCTCAAGCAATCACAAAACAGGTGGATTAAATCAGGACGCGACAACGAAGCCCGCCAGTTAACGCGAAAATTATCAAGAATTCAGGCATATACGCTTGTAACGAATTCACGGGCGGATTATATAAATAATTACGTCAAGAAACGAGCTGTAACTATTAATGACGACTTGCCCGACGACTCGCCCTCTGATTTACCCGACGAAATGCCCGAAGATTTGCCCGATTTGCCCAGCGAGTCCCCTTCTAAACCTGAACCGGCAAAAATTAATCTAGCTGATTATGACAAGGCCGCAGATTTCTTGACAGAAAAATTAATAGACTCCGGCAAAATTCAGCCAAATGAAGAAATCACTTATCTTGACTCGCAAGTCGAGATTAACGGCTCGCAGTGCTGGGAGTTCTCATCAAGTTTTAATTTTGTCGAGACTGGGCACTATGCAATTTCTGAAAGCGGGAAGATTTATATTTATGAAGACGATAAATATATTTCACTAAATTAATTTAATATTTAATCAGGAGGCTATATCATGAGAAAATTTTTAAGCGTTGTAGTATTATTATGTGTGCTTGCAAGTTACGCGCTTGCATTCGAGACCGACGGAAAAAATATTATTGTCGATGTTACCAGCACGGGCGAGAATCGTTTGGCGGCAATTGAAAGCGGATTAGTTGAGGCGTTGAGACTCGCGTCAGGGAGCTTTATAGACTCAAAGACTGAGCTAAACAATGAAGAATTAACCGAGCGCATAATTTCTTATTCTAGGGGGTCAATCTCAAAATATGACGTTATGAGCGAAGACACAAGCAAAGCAAGTGAAGGACTCTACACCGTGAAATTAAGAGTCTGGGTTGAGAGTGAATTATTACGTGACGGCGTTCAAGTTGCTGCGAATAAGACATCAAGGGTAAAATTTTCGCCTGAAGATTTAGCACCGGAAAAACCCGCAGTAAATCCCGTTGAAGCTCAAAATAATGATAAACTCTCAGCGGCCAACAAAAATAATGCGTCATCAGGAGTCGAGGCTTTATCGGCAATGCTTGAACGTTACAACCCTGAAGATTTCATAAATATTAAGGTCGTCGGCAAAGTCAGCAAGGTCAAGGGCAAAGAGACCGAAGATTTATGTCAAGTACTTGTCGAGGTGTCATTTAATGACGAGCTTTATAATCAAAAATTTATACCGGATTTGAAACAGGTATTAGACACAATTGCGGCCAAGAAAAAAGATATTACTTTGACTCGTGAAAGAAATATTTTGCGCAGTATCTCATCAAAAAAGGGCGCGCCCATGTCAGATAACAGCGTTATTTTGAGCGGGTCAAATTTAGGTAAGGAGTATAATTTGGCAGTATTCGATAAGCCTGATAGATTCGGGTGCAGATTATACGGTTTCAAGAAGGATGACTCGGACAAAATTTTGAATAATTTGACGGGTGCATTAGCTCAATTTAGGGGACGGATTGCGAGACTCAAAGGCTTTGAGATTGAATTACTTGACGAAAACGGCGATACAGTCTCTACAGCAGAACAAAAAATTACGCTCCCCTATCTGCTTACTGACAGCGTAATAGTTAATAACGTCTGGGCTTTTCACCCCTCAATTATGAATTACATGGGAATGTATAATTATGTCCCATTATATATTGAGAATAAGGCCGTGACTCTTCCGTTAAGATTTGAGCTTCCCGCAGAATTTCAGGAGATAACGCGCGAGATTAACGCAAAATTAGTCTTTGATGATGATTACTCGGACTCAGCACTGAAGACTCGAAATGCTTTACACAATGCCGCAATGAATGTTTTAACAAAGCAGCCGGATCGAGCAGATTTTGAGTCAGCCCTAGAAATTGAATACCCTTTAGCACAGACAGCAATTTATAATATAGAGACGAATCAAATTTTAAACACTCAAGGAATTTTGCGCGATGAAGTTGTTGACCGTTTAGCAGATTTCAGAGAAAAAGGGAGTCACGCTGCATTTTATGGGACATTCTTAATATTAGAGGCTGATAATAAAGATTTTGAGGCTCAGAAAAGATCCGTGCAGTATCTCACACAGGCGGCAATGATTCACCCCGATGCAATGATTAGAATGGGAGAAGTTCAGGAACAGGGCTTTTACGGGGTCAAGAAAAATTCTAAGCGGGCAGATTTCTATTACAAAGAAGGAATCAGAATTTTATCATTACTTGCGAGTCAGGGACTTCCGAGCGCGGCTAATTCACTGGGACATGTTTATATTGAGGGACTCGGCACAAAGCAGGATATACCACGGGCAGAAAAATTTTATAAATTTGTCGAGAAGGCCGGCTATAATGACCCTGAATACTGGCTGTGGATTCATTATGGAGTTACTTTGCGTCAAGTTGTCCCGCCTGAAAAAATATTAGAGAAGTTAAGACAATGGAACGATTACAAAGACGCTCGCACATGTTTGTATTTAGTGCGTGAAAAAATGTATAGTTATTACTGGGATGGACAAGCAATTCTTATAAATATTCCTGCTCGTTATCCTGCTAATGTATTGATGGGACAGAAAGAACATTATGACATTCGCTTTTCTAGTATTTACATGGACGGCGACTCTGTCAACACAAGCGACAAATATTTTAATTTCAAGAAATAATTTATTACGATATAATAAGCGCGTGCAGTTCTCCTGAAAATTTACCGGGAGGGCTGCAATTTTTTCATGAATCAAGATTCAGACTGCTATAATATTGCAAATGATTTTACACGATAAGGAGCTATAAAATTTTGAGCAGAGTATATAATTTCAGTGCTGGCCCCGGTGTCCTGCCTGAAGAAGTGCTAAAAACTGTACAGGCTGAATTACTCGAATACGGCGACAGCGGCATGTCAGTAATGGAAATGAGTCACAGGTCAAAAGATTTTGAGA of the Synergistaceae bacterium genome contains:
- a CDS encoding DUF1311 domain-containing protein; translated protein: MKSSKIFYVVIMLLIMINSASALSDKEYRQFIKNQNFSEADKALNQAWKNAKDSLSEQDFDALKQSQNRWIKSGRDNEARQLTRKLSRIQAYTLVTNSRADYINNYVKKRAVTINDDLPDDSPSDLPDEMPEDLPDLPSESPSKPEPAKINLADYDKAADFLTEKLIDSGKIQPNEEITYLDSQVEINGSQCWEFSSSFNFVETGHYAISESGKIYIYEDDKYISLN
- a CDS encoding sel1 repeat family protein, which gives rise to MRKFLSVVVLLCVLASYALAFETDGKNIIVDVTSTGENRLAAIESGLVEALRLASGSFIDSKTELNNEELTERIISYSRGSISKYDVMSEDTSKASEGLYTVKLRVWVESELLRDGVQVAANKTSRVKFSPEDLAPEKPAVNPVEAQNNDKLSAANKNNASSGVEALSAMLERYNPEDFINIKVVGKVSKVKGKETEDLCQVLVEVSFNDELYNQKFIPDLKQVLDTIAAKKKDITLTRERNILRSISSKKGAPMSDNSVILSGSNLGKEYNLAVFDKPDRFGCRLYGFKKDDSDKILNNLTGALAQFRGRIARLKGFEIELLDENGDTVSTAEQKITLPYLLTDSVIVNNVWAFHPSIMNYMGMYNYVPLYIENKAVTLPLRFELPAEFQEITREINAKLVFDDDYSDSALKTRNALHNAAMNVLTKQPDRADFESALEIEYPLAQTAIYNIETNQILNTQGILRDEVVDRLADFREKGSHAAFYGTFLILEADNKDFEAQKRSVQYLTQAAMIHPDAMIRMGEVQEQGFYGVKKNSKRADFYYKEGIRILSLLASQGLPSAANSLGHVYIEGLGTKQDIPRAEKFYKFVEKAGYNDPEYWLWIHYGVTLRQVVPPEKILEKLRQWNDYKDARTCLYLVREKMYSYYWDGQAILINIPARYPANVLMGQKEHYDIRFSSIYMDGDSVNTSDKYFNFKK